In one Balaenoptera acutorostrata chromosome 5, mBalAcu1.1, whole genome shotgun sequence genomic region, the following are encoded:
- the APBB2 gene encoding amyloid beta precursor protein binding family B member 2 isoform X8, with the protein MAERKNAKALACSSLQERAHVNLDVPLQVDFPTPKTELVQKFHVQYLGMLPVDKPVGMDTLNNAIESLTTSSSKEDWPSVNMNVADATVTVISDKNEEEILVECRVRFLSFMGVGKDVHTFAFIMDTGNQHFECHVFWCEPNAGNVSEAVQAACMLRYQKCLVARPPSQKVRPPPPPADSVTRRVTTNVKRGVLSLIDTLKQKRPVTETP; encoded by the exons ATGGCTGAACGGAAGAACGCCAAAGCCCTGGCCTGCAGCTCCCTGCAGGAAAGGGCCCACGTGAACCTCGACGTGCCCCTGCAAG TAGATTTTCCAACACCAAAGACTGAGCTGGTCCAGAAGTTCCACGTGCAGTACTTGGGCATGCTACCTGTGGACAAACCAGTCG GAATGGATACCCTGAACAATGCCATAGAAAGTCTTACGACCTCGTCCAGCAAGGAGGACTGGCCTTCGGTGAACATGAACGTGGCCGATGCTACTGTGACTGTCATCAGTGACAAG AATGAAGAGGAGATCCTGGTGGAGTGTCGGGTGCGATTCCTATCCTTCATGGGCGTCGGGAAGGATGTGCATACGTTTGCCTTCATCATGGACACTGGGAACCAGCACTTTGAGTGCCACGTTTTCTGGTGCGAGCCTAATGCCGGTAACGTGTCCGAGGCGGTGCAGGCCGCCTGCATG ttacgaTACCAGAAGTGCTTGGTAGCCAGGCCGCCTTCGCAGAAAGTTCGACCACCTCCTCCACCAGCAGACTCTGTGACCAGGAGAGTCACAACCAATGTAAAACGAGGGGTCTTATCCCTCATTGACACTTTGAAACAGAAACGCCCTGTCACAGAAACGCCGTAG